From a region of the Oncorhynchus tshawytscha isolate Ot180627B linkage group LG14, Otsh_v2.0, whole genome shotgun sequence genome:
- the LOC112267076 gene encoding diablo homolog, mitochondrial has product MLCLCYWGTDFLLLRTNMAALRRSIACLNFFRSTAASVLNSRKPLRHRIVRLRDVTRTSLVSLSVGSGLSAVPFMQQVENLSHESLIRSASSMVTDSANTYLSQTTQALVDSITQYSKALHTLISLQRRYLASLEKLSTAEEDAIWQVIIAQRVEVGDRLDECNRFESNWINAVNLCEMAAEAAYNTGAEHASVTAKTNLQVAKVQVEEVRQISVDAERKLTETQAEEIQRMAEYAFLESGSDDVHEAYHRED; this is encoded by the exons ATGCTCTGTTTGTGCTACTGGGGGACGGACTTCCTTTTGCTCCGGACCAATATGGCCGCGCTCAGAAGAAGCATTGCATGTCTCAATTTCTTCAG GAGCACAGCAGCGAGTGTCCTCAACAGTAGGAAACCCTTGCGCCATAGGATCGTGCGTTTGAGAGATGTTACCAGAACGAGCTTGGTCTCTTTGAGTGTTGGCAGTGGACTGAGCGCTGTCCCTTTCATGCAG CAAGTGGAGAACCTCTCTCATGAATCCCTGATCCGAAGCGCATCCTCTATGGTTACAGACAGTGCAAACACTTACCTCTCCCAGACCACTCAGGCTCTCGTAGACTCCATCACGCAATATTCCAAA GCTCTCCATACCCTCATCTCCCTTCAAAGGAGATATCTGGCTTCACTGGAAAAACTCTCCACTGCTGAGGAGGATGCCATTTGGCAAGTGATCATTGCCCAGCGTGTTGAA gTTGGTGACAGACTAGATGAATGCAACCGCTTCGAGTCAAACTGGATTAATGCCGTCAACCTTTGTGAAATGGCAGCTGAGGCAGCGTACAACACAG GAGCTGAGCATGCATCTGTCACAGCCAAGACCAATTTGCAGGTGGCCAAGGTTCAGGTGGAGGAGGTCCGGCAGATATCTGTGGATGCTGAGAGGAAGCTGACTGAGACCCAGGCCGAGGAGATCCAGAGGATGGCGGAGTATGCCTTCCTAGAGAGTGGCAGTGATGATGTGCATGAGGCTTACCACAGAGAGGACTAA
- the LOC112267592 gene encoding odorant receptor 131-2-like, giving the protein MADNYTTAADGGSSSSLQQVNDMIIIVQVMNAIFIYIICLLIFTFFKKDTFLSNTRYIFFAHTLLADCLYLIMTNNLLLLTYFSVTMPAAVCVFFCVLLCELTFVTPLTLTAMSLERYVAICMPLRHGELSTVRRAIYCILLIHSISAIQPIIIVSIFFASVPLGFYTQYKLCSAEMFIAHKWQRHLRSVIGQFYFLVMSITLVFIYARIFAVAKEASENKKSLSKCRKTVILHAIQLFLCLIQLWCPFIEAAILPINLKLYNNVRFFDYIVFILAPRCLCPLVYGLRDEKFFLAIKYYVFFGLNKNISPILVDNLITGHMKT; this is encoded by the coding sequence ATGGCTGACAACTATACAACAGCTGCAGATGgtggtagcagctcctctctgcAACAAGTTAATGACATGATCATAATAGTCCAGGTGATGAATGCAATCTTCATTTACATCATCTGCCTGCTCATCTTCACCTTCTTCAAAAAGGACACCTTTCTCTCAAACACACGTTATATTTTCTTTGCTCACACACTGCTGGCTGACTGTCTGTACCTAATCATGACTAATAACTTACTCCTCCTGACTTACTTTAGTGTCACCATGccagctgctgtgtgtgttttcttctgTGTGTTGCTTTGTGAGTTGACCTTTGTCACGCCGCTGACACTGACAGCCATGAGCCTGGAGCGATATGTGGCCATCTGCATGCCCCTGCGCCATGGAGAGCTCTCCACTGTACGCAGAGCCATTTACTGCATCCTACTCATCCACAGCATCAGTGCCATACAGCCCATCATAATTGTCTCCATCTTCTTTGCCTCAGTCCCTCTGGGCTTCTACACGCAGTATAAGCTGTGTTCAGCAGAGATGTTTATTGCACACAAGTGGCAGAGACACCTTAGATCAGTTATAGGTCAGTTCTACTTTCTGGTCATGTCCATCACCCTTGTGTTTATCTATGCTAGAATATTTGCAGTGGCCAAAGAAGCTTCGGAAAATAAGAAATCTTTATCTAAATGTCGTAAAACGGTGATTCTCCACGCTATCCAGTTGTTCCTGTGTCTGATCCAACTGTGGTGCCCGTTCATTGAGGCTGCTATCCTGCCAATTAATTTGAAATTGTACAATAATGTGAGATTCTttgattacattgtttttatTCTGGCCCCGCGATGTCTTTGTCCACTTGTCTATGGCCTAAGGGATGAAAAGTTTTTCCTTGCAATTAAATATTATGTATTTTTTGGGCTGAATAAGAACATTTCCCCAATACTTGTTGATAACTTAATTACTGGTCATATGAAAACATAA
- the LOC112267421 gene encoding odorant receptor 131-2-like, with the protein MADNNTTAADGGSSSSLQQVNDMIIIVQVMNAIFIYIICLLIFTFFKKDTFLSNTRYIFFAHTLLADCLYLIMTNNLLLLTYFSVTMPAAVCVFFCVLLCELTFVTPLTLTAMSLERYVAICMPLRHGELSTVRRAIHCILLIHSISAIQPIIIVSIFFASVPLGFYTQYKLCSADMFIAHKWQRHLRSVIGQFYFLVMSITIVFTYVRIIAVAKESSDNKKSFSKCRKTVILHAIQLFLCLIQLWCPFIEAAILPIYLKLYNIRFFDYIVFILAPRCLCPLVYGLRDEKFFLAIKCYVFFGVNKNISPILVDNLITGHMKT; encoded by the coding sequence ATGGCTGACAACAATACAACAGCTGCAGATGgtggtagcagctcctctctgcAACAAGTTAATGACATGATCATAATAGTCCAGGTGATGAATGCAATCTTCATTTACATCATCTGCCTGCTCATCTTCACCTTCTTCAAAAAGGACACCTTTCTCTCAAACACACGTTATATTTTCTTTGCTCACACACTGCTGGCTGACTGTCTGTACCTAATCATGACTAATAACTTACTCCTCCTGACTTACTTTAGTGTCACCATGccagctgctgtgtgtgttttcttctgTGTGTTGCTTTGTGAGTTGACCTTTGTCACGCCGCTGACACTGACAGCCATGAGCCTGGAGCGATATGTGGCCATCTGCATGCCCCTGCGCCATGGAGAGCTCTCCACTGTACGCAGAGCCATTCACTGCATCCTACTCATCCACAGCATCAGTGCCATACAGCCCATCATAATTGTCTCCATCTTCTTTGCCTCAGTCCCTCTGGGCTTCTACACGCAGTATAAGCTGTGTTCAGCAGATATGTTTATTGCACACAAGTGGCAGAGACACCTTAGATCAGTTATAGGTCAGTTCTACTTTCTGGTCATGTCCATCACCATTGTGTTTACCTATGTTAGAATAATTGCAGTGGCCAAAGAATCTTCGGACAATAAGAAATCTTTCTCTAAATGTCGTAAAACGGTGATTCTCCACGCTATCCAGTTGTTCCTGTGTCTGATCCAACTGTGGTGCCCGTTCATTGAGGCTGCCATCCTGCCAATATATTTGAAATTGTACAATATAAGATTCTttgattacattgtttttatTCTGGCCCCGCGATGTCTTTGTCCACTTGTCTATGGCCTAAGGGATGAAAAGTTTTTCCTTGCAATTAAATGTTATGTATTTTTTGGGGTGAATAAGAACATTTCCCCAATACTTGTTGATAACTTAATTACTGGTCATATGAAAACATAA